In one Desulfoferula mesophila genomic region, the following are encoded:
- a CDS encoding FMN-binding glutamate synthase family protein, translating into MNLNRPNANEALQTKNRSRSVAPQSGICSRCVDGCKGNCDMFNATFRGRELLYPGPFGEITAGADKDYPVDYSHLNIMGYALGAGGCVADPDQATFPAVNTETSFGTTHPVQQTMPIFTGALGSTEIARANWEHFAVGAAITGISLVCGENVCGIDPGLEFDKHGKVAKAPDMERRVEAYRRYHQGYGDILVQMNVEDTRLGVAEYVIDKLGVETIELKWGQGAKCIGGEIKVHSLERARELKKRGYIVTPDPDSKAVQAAFAEGAITEFERHSRLGFVDQEGFMAEVERLRSLGAKRVTLKTGAYPMRELAMAIRWSSEAGIDLLTIDGAPGGTGMSPWRMMCEWGVPALYLHSMAHELCSRLDARGGWVPDIAFAGGFSAEDHIFKALALGAPYTKAVCMGRALMIPGMVGKNIGRWMAGEDGGLPSTVSKYGATKEEIFVCYEELKERFGEEMNNIPLGAVGIYTACQKLRVGLQQLMAGARKWRVDLIERRDLAALSDEAALVTGLDHIMDAYREEALDIIDSLPNGHRTVKAVG; encoded by the coding sequence ATGAACCTGAACCGCCCCAATGCCAACGAGGCCCTGCAGACCAAGAACCGCTCGCGTAGCGTGGCCCCCCAGTCGGGCATCTGTTCCCGCTGCGTGGACGGCTGCAAGGGAAACTGCGACATGTTCAACGCCACCTTCCGGGGCCGCGAGCTGCTCTACCCCGGCCCCTTCGGAGAAATAACCGCCGGGGCGGACAAGGACTACCCGGTGGATTACAGCCACCTGAACATCATGGGCTACGCCCTGGGCGCGGGCGGCTGCGTGGCCGACCCGGACCAGGCCACCTTCCCGGCGGTGAACACCGAGACCAGCTTCGGCACCACCCACCCGGTGCAGCAGACCATGCCCATCTTCACCGGGGCCCTGGGCTCCACCGAGATCGCCCGGGCCAACTGGGAGCACTTCGCGGTGGGCGCGGCCATCACCGGCATCAGCCTGGTGTGCGGTGAAAACGTCTGCGGCATCGACCCCGGCCTGGAGTTCGACAAGCACGGCAAGGTGGCCAAGGCCCCGGACATGGAGCGCCGGGTGGAGGCCTACCGCCGCTATCACCAGGGCTATGGCGACATCCTGGTGCAGATGAACGTGGAGGACACCCGCCTGGGGGTGGCCGAATACGTCATCGACAAGCTGGGGGTGGAGACCATCGAGCTCAAGTGGGGCCAGGGGGCCAAGTGCATCGGCGGCGAGATCAAGGTGCACTCCCTGGAGCGGGCCCGGGAGCTAAAAAAGCGCGGCTACATCGTCACCCCAGACCCGGACAGCAAGGCCGTCCAGGCCGCCTTCGCCGAAGGGGCCATCACCGAGTTCGAGCGCCACAGCCGCCTGGGCTTCGTGGACCAGGAGGGCTTCATGGCCGAGGTCGAGCGCCTGCGCTCCCTGGGGGCCAAGCGGGTGACGCTCAAGACCGGGGCCTATCCCATGCGCGAGCTGGCCATGGCCATCCGCTGGTCCTCCGAGGCGGGCATCGACCTGTTGACCATAGACGGCGCGCCCGGCGGCACCGGCATGAGCCCCTGGCGCATGATGTGCGAGTGGGGCGTGCCCGCCCTTTATCTGCACAGCATGGCCCACGAGCTGTGCAGCCGCCTGGACGCCCGGGGCGGCTGGGTGCCGGACATCGCCTTTGCCGGTGGCTTCAGCGCCGAGGACCATATCTTCAAGGCCCTGGCCCTGGGCGCGCCTTACACCAAGGCCGTGTGCATGGGCCGCGCCCTGATGATCCCCGGCATGGTGGGCAAGAACATCGGTCGCTGGATGGCCGGCGAAGACGGCGGCCTGCCCAGCACGGTGAGCAAATACGGCGCCACCAAGGAAGAGATCTTCGTGTGCTACGAGGAGCTCAAGGAGCGCTTCGGCGAGGAGATGAACAACATCCCCCTGGGCGCGGTGGGCATCTACACCGCCTGCCAGAAGCTCCGGGTGGGCCTGCAGCAGCTCATGGCCGGTGCGCGCAAATGGCGGGTGGATCTGATCGAGCGCCGCGACCTGGCCGCCCTGAGCGACGAGGCGGCCCTGGTCACCGGCCTGGATCACATCATGGACGCCTACCGCGAGGAGGCTCTCGATATAATCGACTCCCTGCCTAACGGCCACCGCACGGTCAAGGCGGTCGGATAG
- a CDS encoding metal ABC transporter permease: MNEFLSAVAGHAFLQQALVAGALASLACGVVGAYVVVKRISYIAGAIAHSVLGGMGLARYLAVAHGWSWLHPMHGAVAAALAAAGIIGLVSLHARQREDTIIGAVWAVGMATGVVFIALTPGYDVQLMSYLFGNILMVTPENLWLMAGLDAVVLGAALLLYRQLLAVCFDQEFARLRGLPADFYYLLLLGLTALTVVLLSQVVGIILVIALLTLPAATAANFFRRLGPIMALAALVCLGVTWGGLALSYGPDLPAGAVIVLLAGAVYLVSLGLGRLARKD, encoded by the coding sequence ATGAATGAGTTCCTGAGCGCCGTGGCCGGCCACGCCTTTTTGCAGCAGGCCCTGGTGGCCGGGGCCCTGGCCAGCCTGGCCTGCGGGGTGGTGGGGGCCTACGTGGTGGTCAAGCGCATCAGCTACATCGCCGGGGCCATCGCCCACAGCGTCTTGGGCGGCATGGGCCTGGCCCGCTATTTGGCGGTGGCGCACGGATGGAGCTGGCTGCACCCGATGCACGGCGCGGTGGCCGCCGCCCTGGCCGCCGCCGGGATCATCGGCCTGGTGAGCCTGCACGCCCGCCAGCGCGAGGACACCATCATCGGCGCGGTGTGGGCGGTGGGCATGGCCACCGGAGTGGTGTTCATCGCCCTGACCCCCGGCTACGACGTGCAGCTCATGAGCTACCTGTTCGGCAACATCCTCATGGTCACCCCGGAAAACCTGTGGCTCATGGCCGGGCTGGACGCGGTGGTGCTGGGGGCGGCCCTGCTCTTGTACCGCCAGCTCTTGGCGGTGTGCTTCGACCAGGAGTTCGCCCGTTTGCGGGGCCTGCCCGCCGATTTCTACTACCTGCTCCTGCTGGGGCTCACGGCGCTCACCGTGGTGCTCTTGTCCCAGGTGGTGGGCATAATTTTGGTGATCGCCCTGTTGACCCTGCCCGCGGCCACGGCGGCCAACTTCTTCCGCCGCCTGGGGCCCATCATGGCCCTGGCCGCCCTCGTCTGCCTGGGGGTCACCTGGGGCGGCCTGGCCCTGAGCTACGGCCCGGACCTGCCCGCCGGGGCGGTGATCGTGCTGTTGGCCGGGGCGGTGTACCTGGTTTCCCTGGGCCTGGGCCGGCTGGCCCGCAAGGACTAG
- a CDS encoding metal ABC transporter ATP-binding protein, which translates to MALIEIKGVDFAYNGRPVLAGVDLSIEQGEFLALVGPNGGGKTTLLKLMLGLVAPQKGTVRVFGLPPVKARARIGYLPQHAPVDPGFPVSALEVVLMGLMGAGSGLGLWRRGQKRAALAALDKLEAGDLAGRSFGRLSGGQRQRVLIARSLVAGPELLLLDEPTAAVDPRGGVDLMNILAGLQPQVTVVLVTHDLGFVSPAVSRVACINQSLSIHPTQVINGSLISELYGAPVRLVRHDHDLEHGGAHE; encoded by the coding sequence TTGGCCCTTATCGAGATCAAAGGGGTGGATTTCGCCTACAACGGCCGCCCGGTGCTGGCCGGGGTGGACCTGAGCATCGAGCAGGGCGAGTTCCTGGCCCTGGTGGGCCCCAACGGCGGCGGCAAGACCACCCTGCTCAAGCTGATGCTGGGGCTGGTGGCCCCCCAAAAGGGCACGGTGCGCGTATTCGGCCTGCCCCCGGTCAAGGCGCGGGCCCGCATCGGCTATCTGCCCCAGCACGCCCCGGTGGACCCCGGCTTCCCGGTGTCGGCCCTGGAGGTGGTGCTCATGGGCCTCATGGGCGCGGGCTCCGGCCTGGGTTTGTGGCGGCGGGGACAGAAACGCGCCGCCCTGGCCGCCCTGGACAAGCTGGAGGCCGGCGACTTGGCCGGACGCAGCTTCGGGCGGCTCTCCGGGGGCCAGCGCCAACGGGTGCTCATCGCCCGCTCCCTGGTGGCCGGGCCGGAGCTGTTGCTCTTGGACGAGCCCACCGCCGCGGTGGACCCCCGGGGCGGGGTGGACCTGATGAACATCCTGGCCGGGCTCCAACCCCAGGTGACGGTGGTGCTGGTCACCCACGACTTGGGTTTCGTGTCCCCGGCGGTCAGCCGGGTGGCCTGCATCAACCAGAGCCTGAGCATCCATCCCACCCAGGTGATCAACGGCAGTCTCATCAGCGAGCTCTACGGCGCGCCGGTGCGCCTGGTGCGCCACGACCACGACCTGGAGCACGGGGGGGCTCATGAATGA
- a CDS encoding CVNH domain-containing protein: protein MKRLLYGKALWTGLAVLLLALFLVPAPAPEPAQAKVLPPGSYRNSCKDCYVENGWLYCRCKNNRDGRNDTRIHYTRCNGDIANQGGWLTCNGGGGGHSLPGGSWRNSCRDARVQGKELLAECRDGSGRWVQAWIPLNKCSGNLSNQDGRLVCEGQGHQWQMPGGSWRNSCRRARIEGDTLWAECRASNGDWRGSRVNLRNCNNLNNCNGKLRCGSCR from the coding sequence ATGAAACGCTTACTCTACGGAAAGGCCCTGTGGACCGGCCTAGCCGTTTTGCTGCTCGCGCTGTTCTTGGTTCCGGCCCCGGCCCCGGAGCCGGCCCAGGCCAAGGTGCTGCCGCCGGGCAGCTATCGCAATTCCTGCAAGGATTGCTACGTGGAAAACGGCTGGCTCTACTGCCGCTGCAAAAACAACCGCGACGGCCGCAACGACACCCGCATTCACTACACCCGCTGCAACGGCGACATCGCCAACCAGGGCGGCTGGCTCACCTGCAACGGCGGCGGCGGGGGGCATAGCCTGCCCGGCGGCAGCTGGCGCAACTCCTGCCGGGACGCCCGGGTGCAGGGCAAGGAACTGCTGGCCGAATGCCGCGACGGCAGCGGGCGCTGGGTGCAGGCCTGGATACCGCTGAACAAATGCTCCGGCAACCTGTCCAACCAGGACGGCCGCCTGGTCTGCGAGGGCCAGGGCCATCAGTGGCAGATGCCCGGCGGCTCCTGGCGCAACTCCTGCCGCCGGGCCCGCATCGAGGGCGACACCCTGTGGGCCGAGTGCCGGGCCAGCAACGGCGATTGGCGCGGCAGCCGGGTGAATCTGAGGAACTGCAACAACCTGAACAACTGCAACGGCAAGCTGCGCTGCGGGTCCTGCCGCTAG
- a CDS encoding MarR family winged helix-turn-helix transcriptional regulator translates to MAYELSSREAPTIVTQECYVFLLSKAYQKGHSLVQARLKPYGLTNLQYVILEMLWGRPGASATELGKELTIDKATLSGALERMNEAGWLEKRPDPDDGRMLRLFSSAKADELRRELVDQRQAANQEFLAGLSSEERLLLGRLLKDLAA, encoded by the coding sequence TTGGCATACGAACTATCTTCCCGAGAGGCGCCGACCATCGTGACCCAAGAGTGCTACGTGTTTCTGTTGTCCAAGGCCTATCAAAAGGGGCACAGCCTGGTGCAGGCCCGGCTGAAGCCCTATGGCCTGACCAACCTGCAATACGTGATCTTGGAGATGCTCTGGGGCCGGCCGGGGGCCAGCGCCACCGAGCTGGGCAAGGAGCTGACCATCGATAAGGCCACCCTTTCCGGGGCCTTGGAGCGCATGAACGAGGCCGGATGGCTGGAAAAGCGGCCCGACCCGGACGACGGGCGCATGCTGCGCCTGTTTTCTTCGGCCAAGGCCGACGAGCTGCGCCGGGAGCTCGTAGACCAGCGCCAGGCGGCCAACCAGGAGTTCCTGGCCGGCCTGAGCAGCGAGGAGCGCCTGCTTTTGGGCCGCCTGCTCAAGGACCTGGCCGCGTAA
- a CDS encoding molybdopterin-containing oxidoreductase family protein, translated as MGAWQKTGCVLCAQNCGLEMMVEDGRLTRVRPDKDNPRSKGYACRKGLKVIYHQYPADRLTQPLKRVGDEFQPISWKQALAEIAARLKELVGQHGPRCLAYMGGGAPGGSFEASFGVRLLRALGSHYYYSSAGQEFSGHWWVHGRLLGRQYNVTKSDEERSEMLLAWGWNGMMSHQMPRARAVLTEIGKDFNRLLVAVDPRKSETAAIADMHLALRPGSDALLLKAMIALMVQNGWEDADYLERRVEGWEQIKPWFTGFDARAALEVCGVDYGQVVELCRLLGSKAWSVHPDLGLYMGRRSTLNSYLLMLLCAVCGRLCRSGGNLVPGMIMPLGYHADERDPKVWRTVATNLPPAAAGSFPPAAMPEEITSGHPERLRAVLVSACNPLRSYPDTAAYERAFAQLDLLVVNDIVMSETARLAHYVLPCRTFYESWDGTFFANTYPEVYFQMRRPLVEPPAQCKEASQIYHLLAKELGLVPEVSQELKEAAQGNRLAFGMQLMRWAADKPAAKMMLPFVLAETLGQEWDSAALAGLWGMLMTAPKAFAANAARAGFAPGPDLGDRVFQAILDNPQGLWIGQADPAEAWSDVRTGSGKLEVYIPELAQEAEALNPADEARELQPDPAWPLVLNAGRHMDYNANTMMRNPAWNQGKRACTVALSPADAEALGLVDGQTVSVTTAAGTGSGELQVSGQVRQGMVLIPHGFGLVYDGQVYGLNVNRLTSAAHRDFIGTPLHRYVPCRVEAAQ; from the coding sequence ATGGGTGCTTGGCAAAAGACCGGATGCGTGCTGTGCGCGCAGAACTGCGGCCTGGAGATGATGGTGGAGGACGGCCGGCTGACCAGGGTGCGGCCGGACAAGGACAACCCCCGCTCCAAGGGCTACGCCTGCCGCAAGGGGCTCAAGGTCATCTACCACCAATACCCCGCCGACCGCCTCACCCAGCCGCTCAAACGAGTGGGGGATGAGTTCCAGCCTATTAGCTGGAAGCAGGCCCTGGCCGAGATCGCGGCACGGCTCAAGGAACTGGTGGGCCAACACGGTCCCCGCTGCCTGGCCTACATGGGTGGCGGGGCGCCCGGCGGCAGCTTCGAGGCCTCCTTTGGGGTGCGCCTGCTGCGAGCCCTGGGCTCGCACTACTATTACTCCTCGGCCGGTCAGGAATTCAGCGGGCACTGGTGGGTGCACGGGCGCCTCCTGGGCCGGCAGTATAACGTGACCAAGTCTGACGAGGAGCGTAGCGAGATGCTGCTGGCCTGGGGCTGGAACGGCATGATGAGCCACCAGATGCCCCGGGCCCGCGCGGTTCTCACCGAGATCGGCAAAGACTTCAACCGCCTGTTGGTGGCCGTGGACCCCCGCAAGAGCGAGACGGCGGCCATCGCCGACATGCACCTGGCCCTCAGGCCGGGCAGCGACGCCCTGCTGCTCAAGGCCATGATCGCCCTGATGGTGCAAAACGGCTGGGAGGATGCCGACTACCTGGAGCGCCGGGTGGAGGGCTGGGAGCAGATCAAGCCCTGGTTCACGGGCTTCGACGCCCGAGCCGCCCTGGAGGTCTGCGGGGTGGACTACGGCCAGGTGGTGGAGCTGTGCCGCCTGCTGGGCTCCAAGGCCTGGAGCGTGCATCCGGACCTGGGCCTGTACATGGGACGGCGCAGCACCCTGAACTCTTACCTGCTGATGCTGCTTTGCGCGGTGTGCGGGAGGCTGTGCCGCTCCGGGGGCAACCTGGTGCCCGGCATGATCATGCCCCTGGGCTATCACGCCGACGAGCGCGACCCCAAGGTGTGGCGCACCGTGGCCACCAACCTTCCCCCCGCCGCGGCCGGCTCCTTCCCTCCGGCGGCCATGCCCGAGGAGATCACCAGCGGCCATCCCGAGCGCCTGCGGGCGGTGCTGGTCAGCGCCTGCAACCCCCTGCGCTCCTACCCGGACACCGCCGCCTACGAGCGCGCCTTCGCCCAATTGGACCTGCTGGTGGTCAACGACATTGTCATGAGCGAGACGGCCCGCCTGGCCCACTACGTACTGCCCTGCCGCACCTTCTACGAGTCCTGGGACGGCACCTTTTTTGCCAACACCTACCCCGAGGTGTACTTCCAGATGCGGCGCCCCCTGGTGGAGCCCCCGGCCCAGTGCAAGGAGGCCTCGCAGATCTACCACCTGTTGGCCAAGGAATTGGGCCTGGTGCCCGAGGTTTCCCAGGAACTCAAGGAAGCGGCCCAGGGGAACCGGCTGGCCTTTGGCATGCAGCTCATGCGCTGGGCCGCGGACAAGCCGGCGGCCAAGATGATGCTGCCCTTTGTGCTGGCCGAAACCCTGGGGCAAGAGTGGGACAGCGCGGCCCTGGCCGGGCTTTGGGGCATGCTTATGACCGCGCCCAAGGCCTTTGCGGCCAATGCGGCTCGGGCCGGTTTCGCGCCGGGTCCGGACCTGGGCGACCGGGTGTTTCAGGCAATCCTGGACAACCCCCAAGGCTTGTGGATCGGCCAGGCGGACCCGGCCGAGGCCTGGAGCGACGTGCGCACCGGCTCCGGCAAGCTGGAGGTGTACATCCCCGAGCTGGCCCAGGAAGCCGAGGCCCTGAATCCGGCGGACGAGGCCCGCGAACTACAGCCCGACCCCGCCTGGCCCCTGGTGCTCAACGCGGGGCGGCACATGGACTACAACGCCAACACCATGATGCGCAACCCGGCCTGGAACCAGGGCAAGCGGGCCTGCACCGTGGCCCTGAGCCCGGCCGACGCCGAGGCCCTGGGCCTTGTGGACGGCCAGACGGTGAGCGTGACCACCGCGGCGGGCACGGGGAGCGGCGAGCTGCAGGTGAGCGGCCAGGTGCGCCAGGGCATGGTGCTCATCCCCCACGGTTTCGGGCTCGTCTACGACGGCCAGGTCTACGGCCTCAACGTGAACCGCCTTACCTCGGCCGCGCACCGCGACTTCATCGGCACCCCGCTGCACCGCTACGTGCCCTGCCGGGTGGAGGCGGCCCAGTAA
- a CDS encoding Slp/YeaY family lipoprotein: MFQRSAGLCLALAMTACLLLSVGCAPPVAPPALMKQVDQKLTLPQVRDNPKENMDKMVLWGGRIIRTVNKKKGTLIEVLQLALDSQDRPKTGYESSGRFVVAMPGFLDPEIYHKNREVTVVGQVVGVELLPVGEVKYKYVLLRGKEVKLWPKRPDVVRVYPAGGFADPMWGPVGMGPNPYWYYGPYSWW, translated from the coding sequence ATGTTCCAGCGCAGCGCGGGCCTTTGTCTGGCCCTCGCCATGACAGCCTGCCTGCTGTTGTCGGTCGGGTGCGCCCCCCCGGTGGCGCCGCCGGCGTTGATGAAACAGGTGGACCAGAAGCTCACCCTGCCCCAGGTCCGCGACAATCCCAAGGAAAACATGGACAAGATGGTGCTGTGGGGCGGGCGCATCATCCGCACGGTAAACAAGAAAAAGGGCACCCTCATCGAGGTGCTGCAGCTGGCCCTGGATTCCCAGGACCGCCCCAAGACCGGCTATGAGTCCTCGGGCCGCTTCGTCGTGGCCATGCCCGGCTTCCTGGACCCGGAGATCTACCACAAGAACCGCGAGGTCACCGTGGTGGGCCAGGTGGTGGGGGTGGAGCTTTTGCCGGTGGGCGAGGTCAAATACAAGTACGTGCTGCTCAGGGGCAAGGAAGTCAAGCTGTGGCCCAAGCGGCCCGACGTGGTGCGGGTCTATCCCGCCGGCGGCTTTGCGGACCCCATGTGGGGCCCGGTGGGCATGGGCCCCAATCCTTATTGGTACTATGGTCCTTACAGCTGGTGGTAG
- a CDS encoding ferritin-like domain-containing protein, protein MSKFSSVDEVLDFAIAREEEATAFYLQMAQRMDKPWMKKAFEDFADEELGHKDKLMAVKQGKTLTPEGVKVTDLKIADYVVAAPVSPDMTYGDALSVAMQREKKSFMLYSRLAANCNTPELKSTFEALAQEEAKHKLWLEVEYDDKVLTED, encoded by the coding sequence ATGAGCAAGTTCAGCTCGGTGGACGAGGTATTGGATTTCGCGATCGCCCGCGAGGAAGAGGCCACCGCCTTTTATCTGCAGATGGCCCAGCGCATGGACAAGCCCTGGATGAAAAAGGCCTTCGAGGACTTCGCCGACGAGGAGCTGGGGCACAAGGACAAGCTCATGGCCGTGAAGCAAGGCAAGACCCTGACCCCGGAGGGGGTGAAGGTCACCGACCTGAAGATCGCCGACTACGTGGTGGCCGCCCCGGTTAGCCCGGACATGACCTATGGCGACGCCCTGAGCGTGGCCATGCAGCGGGAGAAGAAGTCCTTCATGCTCTACAGCCGGTTGGCCGCTAACTGTAACACTCCGGAGCTCAAAAGCACCTTCGAGGCTTTGGCCCAGGAAGAGGCCAAGCACAAGCTGTGGCTGGAGGTGGAATACGACGACAAGGTGCTGACCGAAGACTAG